A stretch of the Haloplanus aerogenes genome encodes the following:
- a CDS encoding thrombospondin type 3 repeat-containing protein, producing MSETDRRITVVAVVVLVVAVPLLWGVADVRTAQAADAKQADLVETTVSTRQAPADYDGDGVSDSTDRCPTRPETTNGFQDGDGCPDVVETTGAS from the coding sequence ATGTCCGAAACTGACCGACGGATTACGGTCGTCGCCGTCGTCGTCCTCGTCGTGGCCGTGCCCCTGCTCTGGGGGGTCGCCGACGTGCGCACGGCACAGGCGGCGGACGCGAAGCAGGCCGATCTGGTCGAGACGACGGTGTCGACGCGACAGGCGCCGGCCGACTACGACGGTGACGGCGTCTCGGATTCGACCGACCGGTGTCCGACGCGCCCCGAGACGACGAACGGGTTTCAGGACGGTGACGGCTGTCCGGACGTGGTCGAGACGACGGGGGCGTCCTGA
- the eno gene encoding phosphopyruvate hydratase, with protein sequence MTDITAVDAWEVLDSRGNPTVRVRVDAGDATGQFTVPAGASTGAHEAVERRDGGDRYGGRGVREACAAVRDDLAPVVVGWSVTDQVGVDEALVDCDGTENLSTLGANAVLGVSGAVAHAAADATDRPLYDVLAPDSGPGAMPMPMINVLSGGLHAAADLPIQDFLAVPVGADTYPEALETVWEVRRAAGARIGSGEHPPPVADEGGFIPPVADADAAFELLVDAIRDAGYDPGREVAIAVDVAATHFYDADRDRYDLAGETLDRAAMIDRVVEWVDAYPVRSVEDPLAEDDWTGWERLADRIGDRVQLLGDDLLATNAGRLDRAVDAGAANAALIKPNQAGTITRTRRVVDAAQAADWAPVVSARSGETCDATIADLAVGLDAGQIKIGSLARSERLAKYNRLLGIDRAYDGDFAGCDALAPW encoded by the coding sequence ATGACCGACATCACCGCTGTCGATGCGTGGGAAGTCCTCGACTCGCGCGGCAATCCCACGGTCCGGGTTCGCGTGGACGCGGGCGACGCGACCGGCCAGTTCACCGTCCCCGCCGGGGCCAGTACGGGTGCACACGAGGCCGTCGAGCGCCGCGACGGCGGCGACCGCTACGGCGGACGCGGGGTGCGCGAGGCCTGCGCGGCCGTCCGCGACGACCTCGCCCCCGTCGTCGTGGGCTGGTCGGTGACGGATCAGGTGGGCGTCGACGAGGCGCTGGTCGACTGCGACGGCACGGAGAACCTGTCGACCCTCGGTGCCAACGCGGTCCTCGGCGTCTCGGGGGCCGTCGCCCACGCCGCGGCCGACGCGACCGACCGCCCGCTCTACGACGTGCTGGCACCCGATTCGGGACCGGGCGCGATGCCGATGCCCATGATCAACGTGCTGAGCGGCGGCCTCCACGCCGCGGCCGACCTACCGATTCAGGACTTCCTCGCCGTACCTGTCGGAGCCGACACGTATCCCGAGGCGCTGGAGACGGTGTGGGAGGTGCGGCGGGCGGCCGGCGCCCGGATCGGTTCGGGTGAGCACCCGCCACCGGTCGCCGACGAAGGTGGCTTCATCCCGCCCGTCGCCGACGCGGACGCGGCGTTCGAACTGCTGGTCGACGCCATCCGCGACGCGGGCTACGACCCCGGTCGGGAGGTCGCTATCGCCGTCGACGTGGCGGCGACACACTTCTACGACGCCGACCGCGACCGGTACGACCTCGCCGGCGAGACGCTGGATCGGGCGGCGATGATCGACCGTGTGGTCGAGTGGGTCGACGCCTATCCCGTCCGATCGGTCGAGGACCCGCTTGCAGAGGACGACTGGACGGGGTGGGAGCGACTGGCCGACCGCATCGGCGACCGGGTCCAGTTGCTGGGCGACGACCTGTTGGCGACGAACGCCGGGCGACTGGACCGCGCCGTCGACGCCGGCGCCGCGAACGCCGCGCTCATCAAGCCGAATCAGGCAGGAACGATCACCCGGACGCGGCGAGTCGTCGACGCCGCCCAAGCGGCGGACTGGGCGCCCGTCGTGTCGGCACGCTCGGGCGAGACCTGTGATGCCACCATCGCGGATCTGGCGGTCGGCCTCGACGCGGGCCAGATCAAGATCGGATCGCTCGCGCGTTCGGAACGCCTCGCAAAATACAACCGGCTACTCGGGATCGACCGCGCCTACGACGGCGATTTCGCCGGGTGCGACGCGCTCGCGCCGTGGTGA
- a CDS encoding PIN domain-containing protein, protein MSDGVRLSTPDALVAATARSTSDELVVADGDFETDVLESYLRVTNLR, encoded by the coding sequence ATGAGCGACGGCGTTCGGCTCTCGACGCCCGACGCCCTGGTCGCCGCGACCGCCCGCTCGACGAGCGACGAACTCGTCGTTGCTGACGGCGATTTCGAGACGGACGTGCTCGAATCCTACCTTCGGGTGACGAACTTGCGGTGA
- a CDS encoding outer membrane protein assembly factor BamB family protein gives MCELVSPDETTTQRATVFAVDIADGSRRWNHEVDIAVAENLDGVAPALTAPAVADGTVYVGVAPEWTFSQLPVPDAGYLVALDADTETVQWRHDVGLVPRTLAVAGDCCYVTDIEGNLVVVR, from the coding sequence GTGTGCGAACTCGTCTCGCCCGACGAGACGACGACCCAGCGCGCGACGGTGTTCGCCGTCGACATCGCAGACGGCAGCCGGCGCTGGAATCACGAAGTCGACATCGCCGTCGCGGAGAACCTCGACGGCGTAGCGCCCGCGCTCACGGCGCCCGCCGTCGCCGACGGGACCGTCTACGTCGGCGTCGCTCCGGAGTGGACGTTCAGCCAGCTCCCGGTACCCGATGCGGGGTACCTCGTCGCCCTCGACGCAGACACCGAGACAGTACAGTGGCGCCACGATGTCGGGCTCGTTCCCCGAACGCTCGCCGTCGCCGGCGACTGCTGCTACGTGACCGATATCGAAGGGAACCTCGTCGTGGTGCGATAA
- a CDS encoding phosphotransferase family protein, with protein sequence MTDQATEFTPEAAIAHLQAQGVVPADADATARSLGGGVSNHVYQVTWDDDCLVVKRPLPNLAVEDDWPADVDRVHNEADAIRAYDTVLRETSVAARVPRVVHETRDPDHVVAIECAPADAEMWKTDLLAGRVDAGVAATVGEVLGVVHDATATDDDVRERFASKRPFDQLRVDPYHRTTAERNPDVADAIHDEIDRLMDTSRALVHGDYSPKNVLVGRDSVPWILDFEVAHWGDPAFDTAFMLNHLFIKSIYNHGKHAAYADAADRFWTAYDRAVDWDIERETVAELAVLMLARVDGKSPVEYVEREAVAEALRRVAKRTLRGDADTLDDFAALAREEAEAL encoded by the coding sequence ATGACTGACCAAGCCACGGAGTTCACGCCCGAGGCAGCCATCGCCCACCTTCAGGCGCAGGGCGTCGTCCCCGCGGACGCCGACGCGACGGCGCGGTCGCTCGGCGGCGGCGTCTCGAATCACGTCTACCAGGTCACCTGGGACGACGACTGTCTCGTCGTGAAACGCCCACTTCCGAACCTCGCGGTCGAAGACGACTGGCCGGCGGACGTGGACCGCGTCCACAACGAGGCCGACGCTATCCGCGCCTACGACACCGTCCTCCGGGAGACGAGCGTCGCGGCGCGGGTGCCGCGTGTCGTTCACGAGACGCGAGACCCGGATCACGTCGTCGCCATCGAGTGCGCGCCCGCGGACGCGGAGATGTGGAAGACGGACCTGCTCGCCGGCCGTGTCGACGCCGGCGTCGCCGCCACCGTCGGCGAAGTGCTCGGCGTCGTCCACGACGCCACTGCGACCGACGACGATGTACGGGAACGCTTCGCCAGCAAGCGTCCCTTCGATCAACTTCGCGTCGATCCCTACCACCGCACGACGGCGGAGCGAAACCCGGACGTGGCCGACGCCATCCACGACGAGATCGACCGCCTCATGGACACCTCCCGCGCCCTCGTCCACGGCGACTACAGCCCAAAGAACGTCCTCGTCGGCCGCGATTCCGTCCCGTGGATTCTCGATTTCGAGGTGGCTCACTGGGGCGACCCCGCCTTCGACACCGCGTTCATGCTGAATCACCTGTTCATCAAGTCCATCTACAACCACGGGAAGCACGCGGCCTACGCCGACGCAGCCGACCGGTTCTGGACGGCCTACGACCGCGCGGTCGACTGGGACATCGAGCGCGAGACGGTGGCCGAACTCGCCGTCTTGATGCTCGCGCGGGTCGACGGCAAGTCGCCCGTCGAGTACGTCGAACGCGAGGCCGTGGCCGAGGCGCTCCGCCGCGTGGCGAAACGGACGCTCCGCGGCGACGCCGACACGCTCGACGACTTCGCGGCGCTCGCCCGCGAGGAGGCCGAGGCGCTATGA
- a CDS encoding winged helix-turn-helix transcriptional regulator: MSGPELELESRRRIFQRVSDEPGIHFRALLDDLDYAQGTLQYHLRWLADEGFVDVSDDGKFTRYYPAETFDDVDRTAMNALRRTYGRRILAHLLADGPLSTTELGDRIDKATSTISWHLSRLEDAGLVTKERDGRSVRYELVNPERVKYLYTVHQRTFTDRVVDRLLGLWDGY; the protein is encoded by the coding sequence ATGTCGGGCCCGGAACTCGAGTTGGAGTCGCGCCGGCGCATCTTCCAGCGCGTCAGCGACGAACCCGGCATCCACTTTCGCGCCCTCCTCGACGACCTCGACTACGCACAGGGGACGCTCCAGTACCACCTCCGCTGGCTCGCCGACGAGGGGTTCGTCGACGTCTCCGACGACGGCAAGTTCACGCGCTACTACCCCGCCGAGACGTTCGACGACGTGGATCGGACGGCGATGAACGCGCTGCGTCGAACGTACGGCCGACGGATCCTCGCGCACCTCCTCGCCGACGGCCCGCTGTCGACGACGGAACTCGGCGACCGGATCGACAAGGCAACCTCGACGATTTCGTGGCACCTCTCGCGGCTCGAAGACGCCGGACTCGTCACGAAAGAGCGCGACGGCCGGAGCGTGCGATACGAACTCGTCAATCCCGAGCGCGTGAAGTACCTCTACACCGTCCACCAGCGGACGTTCACCGACCGGGTCGTGGACCGCTTACTCGGCCTCTGGGACGGATACTGA
- a CDS encoding histidine kinase N-terminal 7TM domain-containing protein: MPILSPAVAYALAFALAGGVCAVGTVHARLIEDADTRRGLVALLATSGSWAITHAVLLLVPSTELKTAVYLVGLILGFSTVFAWLYFCSAYTGRQYHRRPAYRRAAVALYLLVVAVKVTNPIHHLYFTTAMVSTPFPHLAIRQGLFHWVVTGLSYTLAAVGMFALFEMFANSEYDATPLAVLVGLAGLPVVFDVVGYATPLLLDMIHAPLGVAAFTLGVLFVFENRFLAIQLTEGVEGPTIFLDDSGRIREYNHAARRLFPGLDDAVGDPADTVPELAAVLADDEETVTVTVDGERRHYVVSENAFEIGQGTLGRIVVFLDVTQLEHQRRELERHNQQLENLSDGMRHELRNAVTIIRGNVRWAIEQLEAGNVNDARSALRKATDTTDRTTRLMNDFATLAQYGRTVTDSTPVEFREVVDAAWPDDADATLTVDGSGSVEADPARFELLFTRAFEFVLDSGASTVVVERRDDGVTITGDGEPPAGDPERYFDYGDAVSNATSGTALPMVRTLAQVHGWDAALDSDDEDGIRLVVTWAASRRRDS; the protein is encoded by the coding sequence ACGCCGACACCCGTCGCGGACTGGTCGCGCTTCTCGCGACGAGCGGCAGTTGGGCCATCACCCACGCCGTCCTCCTCCTCGTTCCCTCGACGGAGCTGAAGACGGCCGTCTATCTCGTCGGGCTGATCCTCGGATTCAGCACCGTCTTCGCCTGGCTCTACTTCTGCTCGGCGTACACCGGCCGGCAGTACCACCGGCGGCCGGCCTACCGGCGGGCCGCGGTCGCCCTGTACCTGCTCGTCGTCGCGGTGAAAGTCACCAACCCGATCCACCACCTCTATTTCACCACCGCGATGGTCTCGACGCCGTTTCCCCACCTGGCGATCCGGCAGGGGCTGTTCCACTGGGTCGTCACCGGCCTCTCCTACACCCTCGCGGCCGTGGGGATGTTCGCCCTCTTCGAGATGTTCGCCAACTCCGAGTACGACGCGACGCCGCTCGCGGTGCTGGTCGGACTCGCCGGCCTCCCGGTCGTCTTCGACGTCGTCGGCTACGCGACACCGCTGTTGCTCGACATGATCCACGCGCCACTCGGCGTGGCCGCCTTCACCCTCGGCGTCCTCTTCGTCTTCGAGAATCGATTTCTCGCCATTCAGCTCACCGAGGGCGTCGAGGGGCCGACCATCTTCCTCGACGACAGTGGACGAATCCGAGAGTACAACCACGCGGCCCGCCGCCTGTTTCCCGGCCTCGACGACGCGGTCGGCGATCCCGCCGACACCGTGCCAGAACTGGCCGCGGTACTGGCCGACGACGAGGAGACAGTCACGGTCACCGTCGATGGGGAACGGCGTCACTACGTGGTGAGCGAGAACGCGTTCGAGATCGGACAGGGGACGCTCGGCCGGATCGTCGTGTTCTTGGACGTGACACAGCTCGAACACCAGCGGCGGGAACTCGAACGCCACAACCAGCAGTTAGAGAACCTCTCAGACGGTATGCGCCACGAACTCCGCAACGCCGTGACGATCATCCGCGGCAACGTCCGCTGGGCGATCGAGCAACTCGAAGCGGGGAACGTGAATGACGCCCGGAGCGCGCTCCGGAAGGCGACCGACACGACCGACCGGACCACGCGCCTGATGAACGACTTCGCGACGCTGGCGCAGTACGGTCGAACGGTAACCGACTCCACACCAGTCGAATTTCGGGAGGTGGTGGACGCCGCCTGGCCCGACGACGCTGACGCCACCCTCACCGTCGACGGCTCGGGATCGGTCGAGGCCGACCCCGCCCGGTTCGAGCTCCTCTTCACCCGCGCGTTCGAGTTCGTACTCGATAGCGGCGCGTCGACGGTGGTCGTAGAGCGCCGCGACGACGGCGTCACGATCACCGGCGACGGGGAGCCACCGGCGGGCGATCCGGAGCGCTACTTCGACTACGGCGACGCCGTCTCCAACGCGACGAGCGGGACCGCCCTCCCCATGGTCCGGACGCTCGCCCAGGTCCACGGCTGGGACGCGGCGCTCGATTCCGACGACGAGGACGGGATTCGGCTGGTCGTTACGTGGGCGGCGTCGCGACGACGAGACTCGTAA
- the ubaA gene encoding SAMP-activating enzyme E1, translating into MSGLSLDATQLDRYSRHIIMDDVGPEGQKRLLDSSALVVGAGGLGAPVIQYLAAAGVGTLGVVDDDVVERSNLQRQVIHGDDDVGRPKVDSAAEFVAGLNPDVDVETYETRLDRDNADILTDYDIVVDASDNFPTRYLVNDTCRLAGIPVSHGAIYKFEGQVTTLHPDGPCYRCLFREAPEPGTVPDCATTGVLGVLPGTVGCIQATEAVKLLLDAGEPLIGRLLFYDAMDMTFETVPYAKDPDCPVCGDDPIDSIDEIEYTDGCAIDAD; encoded by the coding sequence ATGAGTGGACTCTCGCTGGACGCCACGCAACTGGACCGCTACTCCCGGCACATCATCATGGACGACGTCGGGCCGGAGGGGCAGAAGCGCCTGCTGGATTCGAGTGCACTCGTCGTCGGCGCTGGCGGCCTCGGGGCACCCGTCATCCAGTATCTTGCGGCCGCGGGCGTGGGCACTCTCGGCGTCGTCGACGACGACGTAGTCGAGCGTTCGAACCTGCAACGACAGGTCATCCACGGCGACGACGACGTGGGTCGACCCAAAGTCGACAGCGCGGCGGAGTTCGTCGCCGGCCTCAACCCCGACGTGGACGTGGAGACCTACGAGACGCGACTCGACCGCGACAACGCCGATATCCTGACCGACTACGACATCGTCGTCGACGCTTCCGACAACTTCCCGACACGCTATCTCGTCAACGACACCTGCCGTCTCGCCGGAATTCCCGTCTCCCACGGCGCCATCTACAAATTCGAGGGACAGGTGACGACGCTCCACCCAGACGGCCCCTGTTATCGGTGCCTGTTCCGCGAGGCGCCCGAACCCGGTACCGTTCCGGACTGCGCGACGACGGGCGTCCTCGGCGTCCTCCCCGGCACCGTCGGCTGTATTCAGGCGACTGAGGCCGTGAAACTCCTCCTCGACGCCGGCGAGCCGCTGATCGGCCGCCTGCTCTTCTACGACGCGATGGATATGACGTTCGAGACGGTGCCGTACGCCAAAGATCCCGACTGCCCCGTCTGTGGCGACGACCCCATCGACTCCATCGACGAGATCGAGTACACCGACGGGTGTGCGATCGACGCGGACTGA
- a CDS encoding FAD:protein FMN transferase, with protein sequence MISSAYERLGDARREFRCCDTAFVVRATGVRADTAACRARRTAETLEAQLNAFDDASAVARLNRTGEVTNEHVARLVRRGHEYRDRTDGVFDIRQGRTEHALKEFLRGETDAPPGAFEAGEVRTDGDRVTADAAVDLNGLAKGYIVDRAAASLAGPGRRGFVSGGGDMSPPTGPIAVESPYGDETPLKVLDTDWNVATSGGYRRTRAGVDHVYDPTAERFGARHESVTVVARRDCTEADALATTLAALPLDDVLALAEDWGGLEALLVHGGVFHTTTGFDAHVRN encoded by the coding sequence ATGATTTCGTCGGCGTACGAACGACTCGGCGACGCCAGACGCGAGTTCCGCTGCTGTGATACAGCGTTCGTCGTCCGGGCGACGGGTGTGCGGGCCGACACGGCCGCCTGCCGCGCCCGACGGACGGCCGAGACGCTCGAAGCCCAACTGAACGCCTTCGACGACGCGAGCGCCGTGGCTCGCCTCAACCGCACGGGCGAAGTCACGAACGAACACGTCGCGCGGCTGGTTCGTCGCGGTCACGAGTACCGCGACCGGACCGACGGCGTCTTCGACATCCGGCAGGGGCGAACCGAACACGCCCTCAAGGAGTTCCTGCGCGGTGAGACGGACGCGCCCCCGGGCGCGTTCGAGGCCGGCGAGGTTCGGACGGACGGCGACCGGGTCACCGCCGACGCGGCCGTAGATCTGAACGGCCTCGCCAAGGGCTACATCGTCGACCGGGCGGCCGCCTCCCTCGCGGGCCCCGGGCGGCGCGGATTCGTCAGCGGCGGTGGCGACATGTCACCCCCGACCGGCCCCATCGCCGTCGAGAGCCCGTACGGCGACGAGACGCCGCTGAAGGTGCTCGACACCGACTGGAACGTGGCCACCTCCGGCGGCTACCGGCGCACGCGGGCGGGCGTGGATCACGTCTACGACCCGACCGCCGAGCGGTTCGGCGCGCGCCACGAGTCGGTGACGGTCGTCGCCCGCCGCGACTGCACGGAGGCCGACGCCCTCGCGACGACGCTCGCGGCCCTCCCACTCGACGACGTCCTCGCTCTCGCCGAGGACTGGGGCGGCCTCGAAGCGTTGCTCGTCCACGGCGGCGTCTTCCACACGACCACGGGGTTCGACGCCCATGTCCGAAACTGA
- a CDS encoding HFX_2341 family transcriptional regulator domain-containing protein: MNVAERVHVMPLGFEHDRIVEPAREYRADRVILLDWLADDIERPAYHDDVLADLDAAGIDAERRDCDLFDLYDSIAVIAEIVTDEATPDDADDVANDVYVNLATGSKITAIGGMIACMVTGAATPYYVRAERYASGTEPVGYGMELAIDLPTYPMDRPDYQQIAVLDRLADEGPCSKKELIRFGAEWELPFVDDCDRPFDAAGKPTKQSYARLRRHVVEPLEERGFVTVESVGTTRQVRATEAGRNARTAFGYVLD; encoded by the coding sequence GTGAACGTCGCCGAACGCGTCCACGTGATGCCGCTGGGGTTCGAACACGACCGGATCGTCGAGCCCGCGCGGGAGTACCGGGCCGACCGGGTGATCCTGCTGGACTGGCTCGCCGACGACATCGAGCGGCCGGCGTACCACGACGACGTGCTAGCAGATCTCGACGCGGCCGGAATCGACGCCGAGCGGCGCGACTGCGATCTGTTCGACCTGTACGACTCTATCGCGGTTATCGCCGAAATCGTGACCGACGAAGCGACGCCCGACGACGCGGACGACGTGGCAAACGACGTGTACGTGAACCTCGCCACGGGGAGCAAGATCACCGCCATCGGCGGGATGATCGCCTGTATGGTCACGGGTGCGGCGACGCCCTACTACGTCCGCGCCGAGCGCTACGCCTCGGGGACGGAGCCAGTCGGGTACGGGATGGAACTCGCCATCGACCTCCCGACGTATCCGATGGATCGCCCCGACTACCAGCAGATCGCCGTCCTCGACCGACTGGCCGACGAGGGGCCGTGTTCGAAGAAAGAACTGATCCGGTTCGGCGCCGAGTGGGAGCTTCCGTTCGTCGACGACTGCGACCGGCCGTTCGACGCCGCGGGCAAGCCGACCAAGCAGTCCTACGCCCGGCTCCGCCGGCACGTCGTCGAACCGCTCGAAGAGCGCGGCTTCGTCACGGTCGAATCGGTCGGCACGACGCGGCAGGTCCGGGCAACCGAGGCCGGTCGGAACGCTCGCACTGCGTTCGGGTACGTGCTCGATTAG
- a CDS encoding alpha/beta fold hydrolase, translated as MRTRTVTGGDGVEIHVEERGPADAHPLLLIHGFSQSRLAWTPQYDSALTDDYRLVAMDLRGHGASGTPSDPDAYRDSTLWADDVRAVIEGLNLDAPTLVGWSYGGLVVSDYLATHGGDAVSGIVLVGAITEKGTDDADRFAGDEFVALDSGFRSTDVEESVDTLAQFVRLCVEESLDDADFYRALGYNVAVPPFVRAAMQDRAVEHETALAGVETPILLVHGEDDPVVRSDAAAKHADLFPNAELELYADVGHSPFFEAPDRFEADLRAFLG; from the coding sequence ATGCGAACACGGACGGTCACCGGCGGCGACGGGGTCGAGATTCACGTCGAGGAGCGCGGGCCGGCCGACGCCCACCCGCTCCTCCTGATCCACGGCTTCTCGCAGTCCCGCCTCGCGTGGACGCCGCAGTACGACTCCGCCCTCACTGACGACTACCGCCTCGTGGCGATGGACCTTCGGGGCCACGGCGCCTCCGGCACGCCAAGCGATCCGGACGCTTACCGCGACTCGACGCTGTGGGCCGACGACGTGCGGGCGGTAATCGAAGGGCTGAATCTCGACGCTCCCACGCTCGTCGGCTGGTCGTACGGCGGCCTCGTCGTCTCGGACTACCTCGCCACTCACGGCGGCGACGCGGTGTCGGGTATCGTCCTCGTCGGCGCCATCACGGAGAAGGGGACCGACGACGCCGACCGCTTCGCGGGCGACGAGTTTGTCGCGCTCGATTCGGGGTTCCGGTCGACCGACGTGGAGGAGAGCGTCGATACCCTCGCCCAGTTCGTCCGTCTCTGTGTCGAGGAGTCGCTCGACGACGCCGACTTCTACCGCGCGCTCGGCTACAACGTCGCGGTGCCGCCCTTTGTCCGCGCGGCGATGCAGGACCGGGCCGTCGAACACGAGACGGCGCTCGCCGGCGTCGAGACGCCGATCCTCCTCGTCCACGGCGAAGACGATCCGGTCGTTCGCTCGGACGCGGCGGCAAAACACGCCGACCTGTTCCCGAACGCCGAGCTAGAACTCTACGCCGACGTGGGTCACTCACCCTTCTTCGAGGCGCCGGACCGCTTCGAGGCGGATCTGCGCGCGTTCCTCGGTTAA